A genomic stretch from Limnobacter thiooxidans includes:
- a CDS encoding gamma-glutamylcyclotransferase family protein, with the protein MGSEIEQDGRHVFVYGSLMYLPVWGQVVKGVYPCMNAIAKGFQRHAVPGETYPAMVRNTQAQVQGLVWLNVRPEDIHNLDVFEGSEYAREHIEVFLNTTGETVKADTYIWRHPDLLTDALWSVSQFEAEGMQAFLARHVGNWNSTGQRK; encoded by the coding sequence ATGGGCTCGGAAATTGAGCAAGATGGCAGGCATGTTTTTGTTTACGGTTCACTGATGTATTTGCCCGTTTGGGGGCAGGTGGTGAAAGGGGTGTATCCCTGCATGAATGCCATTGCGAAAGGATTTCAGCGCCACGCCGTGCCGGGTGAAACTTACCCGGCCATGGTCAGAAACACGCAGGCACAGGTGCAAGGTTTGGTGTGGCTGAATGTACGACCAGAGGACATTCACAATCTGGATGTGTTTGAGGGTTCAGAATATGCCCGCGAGCACATTGAAGTGTTTTTGAATACTACGGGCGAGACAGTGAAGGCAGACACTTACATTTGGCGTCACCCCGATCTGTTGACTGATGCCTTGTGGAGTGTCAGCCAATTTGAGGCTGAAGGCATGCAGGCCTTTCTGGCTCGGCATGTTGGAAACTGGAACAGCACCGGACAAAGAAAATAA
- a CDS encoding SDR family oxidoreductase → MKTTTDLFNLQDKVALVTGATRGIGLACAELLASKGATVIISSRKQDACEQIAAQFQADGLKAVPMACHLGEMEQIEALYQQIEAKFGKLDILVNNGATNPHFGPIYDTDLAAFQKTCDVNIRGYFYMSSHGCKLMAKNGGGSIINVASVNGVIPGLYQGIYSITKAAVISMTKAFAKECAPMKVRVNALLPGATDTKFASALVHNDAIRNALLQHVPMNRVAQPSEMAGTVLYLASEASSYTTGACINVDGGYLVV, encoded by the coding sequence GTGAAAACAACAACTGATTTGTTCAATTTACAAGATAAGGTGGCTTTGGTCACGGGTGCAACACGGGGAATTGGTCTGGCCTGCGCCGAACTGCTGGCGTCCAAGGGGGCAACCGTAATCATTTCCAGCAGAAAACAGGATGCCTGCGAGCAAATTGCTGCGCAATTTCAGGCAGATGGCTTGAAGGCCGTACCCATGGCCTGCCACTTGGGGGAAATGGAGCAGATTGAGGCTTTGTACCAACAGATTGAAGCCAAATTCGGCAAGCTCGATATTCTCGTCAACAACGGGGCCACCAACCCGCACTTTGGCCCAATTTACGACACCGATTTGGCAGCGTTTCAAAAAACCTGTGATGTGAACATTCGCGGCTATTTTTACATGAGCAGCCATGGCTGCAAGTTGATGGCCAAAAACGGGGGCGGCAGCATTATCAATGTGGCGTCGGTTAATGGGGTGATTCCCGGCCTGTACCAGGGCATTTATTCCATTACCAAGGCGGCTGTCATTTCGATGACCAAGGCTTTCGCCAAAGAATGTGCACCGATGAAAGTGCGGGTGAACGCCTTGTTGCCTGGCGCCACCGACACGAAATTTGCCTCGGCCCTTGTGCACAACGATGCCATTCGCAATGCACTGCTGCAGCATGTGCCCATGAACCGGGTTGCACAGCCCAGTGAAATGGCGGGCACGGTGTTGTACCTGGCTTCGGAGGCATCGAGCTACACCACCGGGGCCTGCATCAATGTCGATGGCGGTTACCTGGTAGTGTAA
- a CDS encoding SDR family NAD(P)-dependent oxidoreductase, with protein MKNFKNKVVVITGAASGMGRSYALMFARLGSKIAICDYDEKGLKETEKLVLQAAKVQVYSEKLDVSDKAGVYAFAQAVKAALGDAHVIINNAGVSGEGRPVWALSDDSYERVMGINFWGVVHGTRAFLPQLLANGEGAVVNVSSIFGLVGTPSNSDYCASKFAVRGFTESLMVELSNSKVQVHLVHPGGINTNIASKPEHEKFAKKFLTTPPDEICNYVLKCIQKNEPRIVYGNNAARVWLGSRLVPFKRMRHILWQQMGRTLNEEDYKGIQIK; from the coding sequence ATGAAGAATTTCAAGAACAAGGTTGTTGTCATTACCGGTGCAGCTTCCGGAATGGGTCGTTCCTACGCGCTGATGTTTGCACGCTTGGGCAGCAAAATCGCGATATGCGATTACGACGAAAAAGGCTTGAAGGAAACCGAGAAACTGGTTCTGCAGGCAGCCAAGGTGCAGGTGTATTCAGAAAAGCTGGATGTATCTGACAAAGCGGGCGTGTATGCATTCGCGCAGGCCGTGAAAGCGGCTTTGGGCGATGCGCATGTCATCATCAACAACGCCGGTGTCAGTGGTGAAGGGCGCCCGGTTTGGGCGCTGAGCGACGACAGCTATGAGCGGGTCATGGGCATCAACTTTTGGGGTGTGGTACATGGCACCCGGGCATTCCTGCCGCAGTTGCTGGCCAATGGTGAAGGCGCCGTGGTGAATGTCTCCAGCATTTTCGGCTTGGTGGGTACACCCAGCAATTCCGATTACTGTGCCAGCAAGTTTGCAGTACGTGGCTTCACTGAATCACTGATGGTTGAATTGTCCAACAGCAAGGTACAGGTGCACCTGGTTCATCCGGGTGGCATCAACACCAACATTGCCAGCAAGCCCGAACATGAAAAGTTTGCCAAGAAATTCCTTACTACACCGCCTGATGAAATTTGCAACTACGTGTTGAAGTGCATTCAGAAAAACGAGCCGCGCATTGTGTATGGCAACAATGCGGCCCGCGTGTGGCTGGGTTCACGGCTGGTGCCGTTCAAGCGAATGCGCCACATTTTGTGGCAGCAAATGGGGCGCACGCTGAACGAAGAAGATTACAAAGGCATTCAGATCAAGTAA
- a CDS encoding flavin-containing monooxygenase yields the protein MTEYGVVIIGSGFGGQCAAINLKKRGIEDFIMLERRDFMGGTWCQNSYPGAAVDVQSLLYSIESEPYDWSQMFAEGAELQRYTEHVITKHGLREKTRTNSNVQRTEWNESEQRWHVHLQGGDVIKAQFVINASGPLSTPVIPNFKGRESFKGKTFHTNAWDQNYDHKGKRVAIIGSGASAAQVIPAIAGEVGHLHVFQRSPHWVLPRPDRVFKPWQRALLKVEPIRKLARSAIYWGLESRVIAFKYSDFALKNVAQREALNHIKKQIKDPVLRKKVTPDFTIGCKRIILSNTLYPAYCRPNVSLHDKADGIAEINETGIKTQSGEQIDLDCIVYSTGYDATDGVISYPVIGTGGTKLADVWDEFPRAYLGTTVPSFPNLFIVTGPNTGIGHTSAIFVIEAQMHYIMRAISEVKAKKAAAIEVKPQAEERYTTHIHSEMEKTVWKRGGCTSWYKSKSGHVVAMFPGFSYTYLRMAKNFKSSDHAFQLPLNANSNANAAASKPVTEGVTA from the coding sequence ATGACTGAATACGGCGTGGTGATTATTGGCAGTGGGTTTGGCGGGCAATGTGCTGCCATCAACCTGAAAAAGCGTGGCATCGAAGATTTCATCATGCTGGAACGCCGCGATTTCATGGGCGGCACCTGGTGCCAGAATTCCTATCCTGGTGCGGCGGTGGACGTTCAATCGCTGCTGTATTCCATCGAGTCGGAGCCTTATGACTGGAGCCAGATGTTTGCAGAAGGCGCCGAGCTGCAGCGCTATACGGAACACGTCATTACCAAGCATGGCCTTCGCGAGAAAACCCGCACCAACAGCAATGTGCAGCGCACGGAGTGGAATGAAAGCGAGCAACGCTGGCATGTCCACCTGCAAGGCGGCGATGTGATCAAGGCACAATTCGTGATCAATGCATCGGGTCCCTTGAGCACGCCGGTGATTCCGAATTTCAAAGGCCGCGAGTCCTTCAAGGGCAAAACCTTTCACACCAATGCCTGGGACCAAAACTACGACCACAAAGGCAAGCGGGTTGCCATCATTGGCAGTGGCGCCAGCGCGGCCCAGGTTATTCCAGCGATTGCCGGGGAAGTAGGGCACTTGCACGTGTTTCAGCGTTCGCCGCACTGGGTATTGCCACGCCCTGACCGCGTCTTCAAGCCTTGGCAGCGTGCATTACTGAAGGTTGAGCCCATCCGAAAGCTGGCTCGTTCGGCCATTTACTGGGGACTGGAAAGCAGGGTAATCGCATTCAAGTATTCCGACTTTGCATTAAAGAATGTTGCCCAGCGCGAAGCCTTGAATCACATCAAGAAGCAGATCAAGGACCCCGTATTGCGCAAAAAGGTCACGCCCGATTTCACCATCGGCTGCAAGCGTATTATTTTGAGTAATACCCTGTACCCTGCATATTGCCGCCCCAATGTCAGCCTGCATGACAAGGCCGATGGCATTGCTGAAATCAATGAAACCGGTATCAAAACTCAAAGCGGTGAGCAGATTGACCTGGATTGCATCGTGTACTCCACGGGCTACGATGCCACAGATGGCGTGATTTCCTACCCTGTCATCGGTACTGGCGGCACGAAACTGGCCGACGTGTGGGACGAGTTTCCACGCGCCTACCTGGGCACCACAGTGCCCAGTTTCCCCAACCTGTTCATCGTGACCGGGCCAAATACCGGCATTGGACACACCTCTGCAATTTTCGTGATCGAAGCGCAGATGCACTACATCATGCGTGCCATTTCGGAAGTGAAGGCCAAGAAGGCTGCTGCTATTGAGGTGAAACCACAGGCCGAAGAACGCTACACCACGCACATTCACAGCGAGATGGAAAAGACTGTCTGGAAACGCGGCGGTTGTACCAGCTGGTACAAAAGCAAGAGCGGCCATGTGGTGGCGATGTTTCCTGGGTTCAGTTACACCTACCTGCGAATGGCTAAAAACTTCAAGTCATCTGACCATGCGTTTCAATTGCCACTGAATGCGAACAGCAACGCCAATGCAGCCGCTTCAAAACCAGTCACGGAAGGAGTTACAGCATGA
- a CDS encoding choice-of-anchor I family protein has product MFNKKILAAGVAAILVSACGGSDDAPLKSTFVDAAVSGAAYGTATQSGTTATDGGFSYRPGESVTFAVGGVRLPAVAVPGGVVTPIDMGADGTATDPATLNIARFIQALDSDNNPDNGIVINAARVAPGATTPANWSAANPGALLAAGVTVPTEGQALTHLAKSVAAAKGLPQGKLVGRYGVSQAGVAEIVAYHEGSKSSFHISDVAATAPATGRALTVQRMSLANLSATALASPTTASNLTIDGTKDVAADVNDAGFTAGGIQSLDIAGNLMAVAVSGTPKTVQGVIAFYSIATNGSLTYLKKVPVGVLPDSVAFSPDGSAVVVANEAELSDTFGTDGIDPEGSISIVRVVNGVPADTAIQLGFTDFNVGGNRATELPSGVRIGRPGASVAQDLEPEFVSISPDSRTAFITLQENNAIAVVDLASARISRIFALGFKDHGLARNAFAPSDRATVLNPPELITLPNVMGIYMPDTAASFTVGGKTYIVTANEGDDRNDFLTNFGALSGSLEETRRLSALTLDPVAFPNAASIQQASVAGRLTVFATTSTGRFGDTDNDGDYDKVYALGGRSYSIIDAATGQLVYESGSDVERYVYGELANDANKDTLFADGAISGRFDNKGPEPEALTVGQIGNDFYAFIGLERSSSILVMKVTNPAKPEFVQYIRSTTNFANGDISPEGMKFVPAAKSPNAKPLLIVGYGDVSGTVAVYQFD; this is encoded by the coding sequence ATGTTCAATAAAAAGATTCTCGCGGCTGGTGTGGCAGCCATTCTGGTTTCAGCTTGTGGTGGCTCAGACGATGCCCCCCTCAAAAGCACATTTGTAGATGCAGCAGTTTCAGGCGCAGCTTATGGTACTGCCACCCAATCTGGTACAACAGCAACTGACGGTGGTTTTAGCTACCGTCCCGGTGAGTCAGTGACCTTTGCTGTGGGCGGCGTGCGCTTGCCGGCTGTTGCCGTGCCCGGAGGTGTGGTTACACCGATTGACATGGGCGCAGATGGCACAGCCACAGACCCAGCCACCTTGAACATTGCCCGTTTCATTCAAGCGCTGGACAGCGACAACAACCCCGACAACGGTATTGTGATCAATGCAGCACGTGTGGCGCCCGGCGCTACAACGCCTGCAAATTGGTCTGCAGCCAATCCAGGCGCATTGCTCGCCGCTGGTGTGACAGTACCCACCGAAGGCCAGGCATTGACGCACTTGGCAAAATCCGTTGCAGCCGCAAAGGGTTTGCCACAGGGCAAGCTGGTTGGTCGCTATGGTGTTTCTCAGGCAGGTGTGGCTGAAATCGTGGCCTATCACGAAGGCAGCAAATCCTCATTTCACATTTCAGATGTGGCAGCCACCGCACCGGCTACAGGCAGGGCGCTGACTGTTCAGCGCATGTCATTGGCCAATCTCAGCGCCACAGCACTGGCGTCGCCCACCACGGCTTCCAACTTGACGATTGATGGAACAAAAGACGTTGCTGCCGACGTGAATGATGCCGGATTTACCGCAGGCGGTATTCAGAGCCTGGACATTGCAGGCAACCTGATGGCGGTTGCTGTTTCTGGCACACCCAAAACTGTTCAGGGTGTAATTGCTTTTTACAGCATTGCTACGAACGGAAGCCTTACATATCTCAAGAAAGTGCCAGTTGGTGTGTTACCTGACAGCGTGGCGTTCTCACCCGATGGAAGCGCAGTGGTGGTGGCCAACGAGGCTGAGCTGAGCGACACCTTCGGAACAGATGGAATTGACCCAGAAGGATCCATTTCAATTGTTCGAGTTGTGAATGGTGTGCCTGCGGACACAGCCATTCAACTCGGATTCACCGATTTCAACGTGGGTGGAAATCGTGCAACTGAATTGCCTTCTGGTGTTCGAATCGGTCGACCCGGTGCAAGCGTCGCGCAAGATCTGGAACCTGAGTTTGTCTCAATTTCTCCTGACAGCCGCACTGCATTCATTACACTCCAGGAAAACAATGCGATAGCCGTAGTGGATTTGGCTTCCGCGCGTATCAGCCGCATTTTTGCGCTCGGTTTCAAAGACCATGGTTTGGCGCGCAATGCGTTTGCCCCTTCAGACAGGGCCACTGTATTGAATCCGCCAGAGCTGATCACACTTCCTAATGTGATGGGTATTTATATGCCAGACACTGCGGCCAGTTTCACTGTGGGCGGCAAAACTTACATTGTGACCGCGAATGAGGGCGATGATCGCAATGACTTCCTGACCAATTTTGGTGCTCTTTCAGGCTCACTTGAAGAAACCCGTCGACTGTCTGCCCTGACGTTGGACCCCGTTGCATTTCCTAATGCAGCGAGTATTCAGCAGGCTTCAGTTGCAGGTCGCTTGACCGTGTTTGCAACCACCTCCACAGGCCGATTTGGTGACACCGACAACGACGGTGATTACGACAAGGTGTATGCCTTGGGCGGTCGTTCCTACTCGATCATTGATGCAGCAACAGGCCAGCTGGTGTACGAATCAGGTTCAGACGTGGAACGCTATGTGTATGGTGAATTGGCGAATGATGCGAATAAAGACACGCTGTTTGCCGACGGTGCCATTTCAGGCCGGTTTGACAACAAGGGTCCCGAACCCGAAGCATTGACGGTGGGGCAGATTGGAAACGATTTTTATGCGTTTATCGGTCTTGAGCGTTCCAGTTCAATCCTGGTGATGAAGGTGACCAATCCAGCCAAACCAGAATTTGTACAGTACATCCGCAGCACCACCAATTTTGCAAACGGCGACATTTCACCGGAAGGCATGAAGTTTGTACCTGCCGCGAAAAGCCCGAACGCAAAACCCTTGTTGATTGTGGGTTATGGCGATGTCAGTGGCACTGTAGCGGTCTATCAGTTTGATTGA
- a CDS encoding alpha/beta fold hydrolase, producing the protein MLNAQQVLENSFVNNVAHAYLSKAKLPNHERVKAWRYRSFLPMLHRLHGSLTGFATHRRSIDGRTMVWLEGGNPEGSPVVLLHGFSSCKENWLPLLPFLMNKHRLLVPDLPGWGQSHFCSEKVYGFDQQVERLADWAELVLEGPAHWVGSSMGGGIAALLAARHNKWVSSLTLMNAAGVVGSELTPFERNLQEGRNMLIAHDIKGVLDLLGSTIASRTLPWLMTPFAYWDVVSRRHVNQHIFRQLLEYAPSPDQPSFSAISAPTLIVWGEEDEIIHSSCAYTFKALIPHAEIKNLPGVGHMPMVENPVKAAKLLKQFWLTAQ; encoded by the coding sequence ATGCTGAATGCCCAGCAAGTTTTGGAAAACAGTTTCGTCAATAACGTGGCCCATGCTTACCTGAGCAAGGCCAAATTACCCAACCATGAGCGGGTAAAGGCTTGGCGTTATCGCAGTTTTCTTCCCATGCTGCACCGCCTGCATGGGTCACTGACCGGTTTTGCAACGCATCGTAGATCGATTGATGGCAGAACCATGGTGTGGCTCGAGGGTGGAAACCCTGAGGGCAGCCCAGTGGTCTTGCTCCATGGCTTCAGCTCTTGCAAAGAGAACTGGCTGCCCCTGCTGCCCTTTCTGATGAATAAGCATCGACTGCTCGTGCCCGACCTGCCTGGCTGGGGCCAAAGCCACTTCTGCAGCGAGAAAGTGTACGGCTTTGATCAACAGGTAGAGAGACTGGCCGACTGGGCCGAGTTGGTGTTGGAAGGCCCTGCGCACTGGGTGGGCAGCTCCATGGGCGGCGGAATTGCAGCATTGCTCGCGGCACGCCACAACAAGTGGGTAAGTTCCCTGACACTCATGAACGCCGCAGGAGTAGTTGGCAGCGAGCTGACACCCTTCGAGCGAAATTTGCAGGAAGGGCGCAACATGCTGATTGCACATGACATCAAGGGCGTGCTTGATTTGCTGGGCTCGACAATAGCCAGCCGAACCCTGCCTTGGTTGATGACACCTTTTGCCTACTGGGATGTGGTTTCCCGTCGCCATGTGAACCAGCACATTTTTCGCCAACTGCTGGAATATGCACCAAGCCCAGACCAGCCTTCATTTTCGGCGATCTCGGCACCCACGCTGATCGTATGGGGTGAGGAGGATGAAATCATTCATTCCAGTTGTGCCTACACATTCAAGGCATTGATACCCCACGCAGAGATCAAAAACCTTCCTGGTGTGGGACACATGCCCATGGTGGAAAACCCCGTCAAGGCCGCGAAATTGCTCAAGCAGTTTTGGCTTACGGCTCAATAA
- a CDS encoding metal-dependent hydrolase: protein MNNVFSMPIDNQASSKSGTAQRIPIRHMDFKFDGKDLDPVFFQNTTFASAYFHALSIFLTFGEDLVIDTARHHRQFVKDEALKARVTALIGQEAIHSKLHHEFNDTLAENDYPVKFYRFLAEQVFKYGFKQLPNGMQLSLMAGIEHFTAVLAEYMMKHEEIFFLSQDEKQRALWMWHMLEECEHKDIAYDVYQQLSGDYLMRISGFGLAFVTILMLVPLGGALIPFLRKPSSVFKLSFWKDARKSMDMLFTGKDSVFGGSMKHILDYLRRDFHPSDHDTSDLMAYYKEKLLNPANGLLSPFMTREFYPGAKAA from the coding sequence ATGAACAACGTTTTTTCAATGCCCATCGACAATCAGGCCTCAAGCAAGTCAGGCACAGCCCAACGAATTCCAATCCGGCACATGGATTTCAAATTCGATGGCAAAGACCTTGACCCCGTGTTTTTTCAAAACACGACTTTTGCCAGCGCCTACTTTCACGCCTTGTCCATCTTCCTGACTTTTGGTGAGGACCTGGTGATCGACACGGCCCGCCACCACCGTCAATTTGTCAAAGATGAAGCCTTGAAGGCTCGCGTCACGGCACTGATTGGTCAGGAAGCGATTCATTCCAAGTTGCACCATGAGTTCAATGACACCCTGGCTGAGAACGACTATCCAGTGAAGTTCTACCGCTTTCTGGCCGAGCAGGTCTTCAAGTACGGCTTCAAGCAACTGCCCAACGGCATGCAGCTTTCATTGATGGCCGGAATTGAGCACTTCACTGCCGTACTGGCCGAATACATGATGAAACATGAGGAAATCTTCTTCCTCAGCCAGGATGAAAAGCAACGCGCCTTGTGGATGTGGCACATGCTGGAAGAGTGCGAGCACAAGGACATTGCTTATGATGTGTATCAGCAACTGTCAGGCGACTACTTGATGCGCATTAGCGGATTCGGACTGGCGTTTGTCACCATCCTGATGCTGGTGCCGCTGGGTGGCGCCTTGATTCCGTTCCTGCGCAAGCCCAGCAGTGTATTCAAGCTGAGTTTCTGGAAAGATGCCCGTAAAAGCATGGACATGCTGTTCACCGGAAAAGACAGTGTCTTTGGCGGCAGCATGAAGCACATTCTTGACTACCTGCGCCGCGACTTCCACCCCAGCGACCATGACACCAGCGACTTGATGGCTTATTACAAGGAAAAGCTGCTGAATCCTGCCAATGGTCTGTTGAGCCCGTTCATGACCCGGGAATTTTACCCCGGTGCCAAGGCAGCCTGA
- a CDS encoding SDR family NAD(P)-dependent oxidoreductase, with protein sequence MSLLRRKKDLPSHNAYAVVTGAGSGIGRSFALEIARRRGVVVCADLKLEGAQETVRLIEAQGGKAFAVACDVGVAEQVEQLAEQAEELMGHPVTLLINNAGVGLGGKIEETTLEDWRWCMNVNLWGVIHGCHYFVPKFKQLGRGAIVNVASAASYTAAPEMSAYNTTKAGVRALSETLFAELKKDKISVNVLCPTLVPTNIIKDGRLPARYSKLANHALMNYAMVTSDSVATLTLNRLDSGELYTTPQVDAKLFWLMKRAAPNLYAKFLGFSYQFVK encoded by the coding sequence ATGAGTTTACTGAGAAGAAAAAAAGACCTGCCAAGCCATAACGCCTACGCCGTGGTGACTGGTGCGGGCAGTGGCATTGGCAGGAGTTTTGCGCTGGAAATTGCTCGCAGGCGGGGCGTGGTGGTTTGCGCCGACCTGAAACTGGAAGGTGCCCAGGAAACCGTACGACTGATCGAAGCCCAGGGAGGTAAAGCATTTGCTGTGGCTTGCGACGTGGGCGTGGCTGAACAGGTGGAACAATTGGCCGAGCAGGCCGAAGAGTTGATGGGGCACCCGGTGACTTTGCTCATCAACAACGCAGGCGTCGGGCTGGGCGGCAAAATTGAAGAAACCACGCTGGAAGACTGGCGCTGGTGCATGAATGTCAACTTGTGGGGCGTCATTCACGGCTGTCATTACTTCGTGCCCAAGTTCAAGCAGCTTGGCCGCGGCGCCATTGTCAACGTGGCATCCGCAGCGTCGTACACGGCAGCCCCGGAAATGAGCGCCTACAACACCACCAAAGCCGGTGTTCGCGCCTTGTCAGAAACATTGTTCGCAGAACTCAAAAAAGACAAGATTTCGGTGAATGTACTTTGCCCGACGCTGGTACCCACCAACATCATCAAGGACGGTCGTCTGCCTGCACGGTATTCCAAGCTGGCCAATCACGCCCTGATGAATTACGCCATGGTCACCAGCGACTCTGTGGCCACACTGACACTGAACCGGCTGGACAGCGGTGAGTTGTACACCACGCCCCAGGTCGACGCCAAACTGTTCTGGCTCATGAAACGTGCCGCCCCCAACCTGTACGCCAAGTTCCTGGGCTTTTCATATCAGTTTGTCAAATAA
- a CDS encoding flavin-containing monooxygenase codes for MPVDKNTIHSSDTIYDTFIVGAGISGIAAAIKLKKEGYHHFKIIEKAKRVGGTWRENTYPGCGCDVPSSLYSYSFAPSSKWSRLFALQPEILEYLEDVSDKFNITPLIEFENELEQAAWDDTRHLWVMDTSKGQYLARTVIFATGPITESQIPNLPGLETFKGETFHSARWNHDIDLTGKRVAVVGTGASAIQFIPQIQPKVKSLVVFQRTAPWVLPKPDLQLGTKGKMLMDKLPVIQSTWRKAVAGSLNVINFGLRNPSVLEPVSTAVKQLLKVQIKDKALREAVTPDFTLGCKRILFANNYYPALQASNTQLIPHGMTRIEGNTVISANGERHEVDVIIWGTGFNVSHPPIGRKVIDAKGQRIADLWKKTSPEAYLGATLRDVPNAFLVLGPNVLVYDSFIGLAETQLDYIIDGLKLIKSKSISKLTIKPEVLEAHNQKVQKHLKGTVFNAGGCRSYYLDENGRNFAAWPWSLATLKKRLSHFNMADYDVVIQSSNKAGKKAA; via the coding sequence ATGCCAGTCGATAAAAACACAATTCATTCCAGTGACACCATCTACGACACATTCATTGTTGGCGCCGGTATCTCCGGTATTGCAGCGGCCATCAAGTTGAAGAAGGAAGGCTACCATCACTTCAAGATCATTGAAAAAGCGAAGCGAGTCGGCGGCACCTGGCGTGAAAACACCTACCCCGGCTGCGGATGCGATGTGCCTTCTTCCCTCTACTCCTATTCGTTTGCACCCAGCAGCAAGTGGAGCCGTCTGTTTGCACTGCAACCGGAAATTCTGGAATACCTTGAAGATGTCAGCGACAAATTCAACATCACCCCACTCATTGAATTTGAAAACGAACTTGAACAGGCTGCCTGGGACGACACGCGCCATCTCTGGGTGATGGACACCAGCAAGGGCCAGTATTTGGCCAGAACCGTGATATTCGCCACTGGCCCCATCACCGAATCCCAAATTCCAAATTTGCCTGGCCTGGAGACCTTCAAGGGCGAGACGTTTCACTCCGCCCGTTGGAACCACGATATCGACCTGACAGGCAAACGCGTGGCCGTGGTAGGCACCGGCGCTTCAGCCATTCAGTTCATTCCGCAGATTCAGCCCAAGGTCAAAAGCCTGGTTGTGTTTCAGCGTACCGCCCCGTGGGTGCTGCCCAAACCCGACCTGCAACTGGGCACCAAGGGCAAGATGCTGATGGACAAATTGCCAGTCATTCAAAGCACCTGGCGCAAGGCTGTGGCAGGCTCACTGAATGTGATCAACTTCGGCTTGCGAAACCCCAGCGTGCTGGAGCCTGTCAGCACCGCAGTCAAGCAACTGTTGAAGGTACAAATCAAGGACAAAGCCCTGCGCGAAGCAGTGACACCCGATTTCACATTGGGTTGCAAGCGAATCCTGTTTGCCAACAACTACTACCCTGCCCTGCAGGCCAGCAACACCCAACTTATTCCACATGGAATGACCCGAATCGAAGGCAACACCGTCATTTCTGCCAACGGCGAACGGCATGAAGTGGATGTGATCATCTGGGGAACCGGCTTCAATGTGTCGCACCCGCCCATTGGTAGAAAAGTGATCGATGCCAAAGGCCAGCGAATTGCCGACTTGTGGAAAAAGACCTCGCCAGAAGCGTACCTGGGTGCAACACTGCGCGATGTTCCCAATGCCTTCCTGGTACTGGGCCCCAACGTGTTGGTATACGACTCGTTCATTGGCCTGGCCGAAACGCAACTGGACTACATCATTGATGGCTTGAAACTGATCAAGAGCAAATCAATCAGCAAGCTCACCATCAAACCCGAGGTACTGGAGGCCCACAATCAGAAAGTGCAAAAACACCTGAAGGGCACCGTGTTCAATGCCGGTGGATGCAGAAGCTATTACCTCGACGAAAACGGCCGTAACTTCGCAGCCTGGCCGTGGTCACTCGCCACCCTGAAAAAACGACTGAGCCACTTCAATATGGCTGATTATGATGTGGTCATACAGTCGTCGAACAAGGCCGGTAAAAAAGCAGCTTAG